A stretch of DNA from Miscanthus floridulus cultivar M001 unplaced genomic scaffold, ASM1932011v1 fs_286_3_4, whole genome shotgun sequence:
tgtggatggttatgattcagaGGCCGTCATCGGGTTTGTTGGTGTAGTctacgcacgggcagcgacggttgaTGAAGAGGACGATGTCGATGTCGAtggagcgggcggcgcggctggtggctttccATCACTGGTTGTGCCCCTCTCTGATCGAATTAGGGTTTATGTGTCGATGGGGAGCTCAGCTCAGatcaacctcgtgataagagccgaCGGCCCCCATCTCTTTTTATAGCACAGTATGACAgtggccctccagccatggtgggctaggCGTCCTCGATCAGAGCACGAATCAAAGGTCCAACTAGATcattgggtccagttaggattagagatcaatctaacagaacTGAAAAATTAAGAACTTAtgtagaagaaagaaagaaaaattgAACAACGGTGTAAGGCTAAAATCTATCTGAAAAATTGACCGCGTGCTTCAAGCGCCATCGGAGCGCAGCAGGTGAGgagtcgtcatcgtcgtcgagcataaagatggcaacgggccccgatacccgatactcgacgggtatttgatccattaggggacgaggataggatcatatctttacctgtgagcatctaaatgggcaagaatccatccccaacgggtatagcgggtacgggaacgttttctgtttacccgtccccgttacccattagagaacccgactatttgagctgtcatgcgagtattaggcccaaagaagctcaacataggtattttagcccaaatctgaacaatcatatatatatatagtttgtgtgttctagaaactctagttcaatttttcctcaccatctctgcCAGCAGtataagcacgcctgcctcacgagcgctcgtgcccctcgcttcctcggttcggtctctctgctacctttgctcgtcctcctcgcaacctcgctccttctcctcggcatctccgagactccgacacttatacccgggtgaagaagaaacatctccaattgcaaagctgcgaccccaagtatccttgtttatcgggtatgcagtacccgtcgggtatctgttacccgaccgatgcccgacgggtacggggatgtgtaagaatctatacccgagacagttaacggggatggggacgggatgaattctccgtagcggggaagagaacgttccggcgatacccgacgggtacatcccgTTGACATCCTTAGTCGAGCACTCAGACCTTGAGCTGCGCGCCGTCGCTGGCCACGTAGTGTAGGTGCCGCCGGAGTGCGCGAGGCATGcatcgccgccgcccgccgccagcGCTGCCGCCCCGCTGCTCGCCCCGCCGGATCTTGAAGCTACAGCTACATCAAACTGCAGCAGATCTTGAAGCTCCGGATGGACACCACTAGCAGCCGTCAACCGCCATCCTTCTTCCGCGCATCGTGGCCGCACTTCCCACCGGCTGCCCTCCTCACGGCCACCGCTCCCACCGCCGCGCAGCTGTGGTCCACCGGGAACCGATGCTTGAGGCACACCTTGAGGCCGCACCCCTTGCACCGCGTCGTGTTGCAGAAGGTGAGCGCCTCCTTGCACCGCGGCGCGGGGCACCGCGGCTTGCGCTTCCTTGCCGGGTTGCAGCTGCCCAACCGCGCGTGCGCGTCCATGATGTCCTGCTCGGCCTGCCCCGGCGCCGCCCGCTCGACGGAGTCGCCGCAGTCCGGGCACAACACGACGGGAAAGAACGCGCGCGGGGAAGGGGAAGGAGGCGGATTGGGGAAGACTGGCCGACGCGAATATATGCGGGGCGAGCGGTGTTTTTTTCGCGTCGCCAATATTTTGGGGAGTTTTAGGTGGACTGTTGGagttctttttttctctttttttccctAAAGAAGGTATTGAGGGTAAGATTAGCAGTcttttggagttgctctaaaACCATGTAAATGCGTTTGCTTATCACTATATATTCTTCTGTTGCTGTCAAATGTTCATCCGCAGAATGAAGTAGCCCGCGCTATTGAACTGAGGGAAATTGTTACATCTCTGGGTCCTGCTTACATCAAGCTTGGACAAGCGCTAAGTATACGGCCAGACATTCTGTCACCAGCAGCGATGATTGAGTTGCAGAAATTATGTGATAAGGTAAATATTTCTATTTTTAAATTCATTATATTTCCCATGCTATGACATGTAACACATACCTATTTGCTAATTGGGCTTTCTACTGCTATGTCAAGGTTCCTTCATTCCCGGATGATATAGCAATGACTCTTTTTGAAGAAGAGCTTGGTCAGCCTTGGCAAGCAATCTACTCTGAGTTATCCCCCTCCCCAATTGCTGCAGGTAATTATACTAAAGAACTAGGCATCCTCTTTGTGCTGCACTAATTGCTGTTCCTGGATTAAACTTGTCTTATGCATTGTCTTGCAGCATCTTTGGGACAGGTATATAAAGGACGCTTGAAAGAAACCGGAGAATTGGTAGCTGTCAAAGTGCAGAGACCATTTGTACTTGAGACTGTCACCATCGATTTATTCATCATTAGAAACTTGGGTTTGGTACTCAGGAGATTTCCACAGGTATAGATTTTCATCTGCTTGAGTAGTATTGGCGGAGATTACCTTTGTTAAAATGAACTGAAACACTGCCGAATGCTGTCAGGTCTCCATTGATGTTGTTGGCCTGGTAGACGAGTGGGCTGCTCGATTTTTTGAAGAACTTGATTATGTAAATGAAGGGGAAAATGGCACCTACTTCGCTGAAATGATGAAAGATCTGCCACAGGTAATTGCTTTATATTTGCCTTCTAGGAGGTCATGCTTGTAACAATATGGTTTGTCACTTTATAGTGTTACTGAATACATCGTGTATATGTTAATTTCACTATCAATCTGTTCACTTGTGAATTTACAATTTATTCAACGATATTTCAGGTTGTTGTCCCAAAGACATACCATAAGTATACATCTAGGAAAGTTCTTACCACACAATGGATAGTGTGGCGGAACCGCCCAAATTAACTCGGCTAAAGCACACTTAAGTTGCCTAATACGCGATCATGTACTTTAAGCGAGTCAACTCGGTCCCCCGTCGGATTCCTTCCGATAAAACCACTTGATGCAGGATCGAGAAAAGCAAAGCTCACACGATGGTGAGTGATTCCAGAGATTACAACAGTCCATCCAGATTAAACAAGCACATCAATTTATTACAACATAGTGGTTTGAAATTCAAACATAAGTTTGCAAAAGTGTTCAAGCAGCGGAAATAAACGAACGAAAGCTAAGCATTGATGCACAACATCATGACGAAGCCGGTCATGACATCACTTACCCCTGTCCTCGCCGTCCGAGGAGGGATCCCACTCGACCGTCCAACCCGGAGGGAGCTGGGTAGGCCAAGTAACACTTGTAGCAAAATCATTCTCAATACCTGAAAAGAGGTGCCACAAATAAGGCTGAGTG
This window harbors:
- the LOC136531137 gene encoding uncharacterized protein, with the translated sequence MIELQKLCDKVPSFPDDIAMTLFEEELGQPWQAIYSELSPSPIAAASLGQVYKGRLKETGELVAVKVQRPFVLETVTIDLFIIRNLGLVLRRFPQVSIDVVGLVDEWAARFFEELDYVNEGENGTYFAEMMKDLPQVVVPKTYHKYTSRKVLTTQWIVWRNRPN